From Chthoniobacterales bacterium, a single genomic window includes:
- a CDS encoding PEP-CTERM sorting domain-containing protein (PEP-CTERM proteins occur, often in large numbers, in the proteomes of bacteria that also encode an exosortase, a predicted intramembrane cysteine proteinase. The presence of a PEP-CTERM domain at a protein's C-terminus predicts cleavage within the sorting domain, followed by covalent anchoring to some some component of the (usually Gram-negative) cell surface. Many PEP-CTERM proteins exhibit an unusual sequence composition that includes large numbers of potential glycosylation sites. Expression of one such protein has been shown restore the ability of a bacterium to form floc, a type of biofilm.), translating to MKITSCTIRSLHRVVVRLVLLLSLVASARAQILTFQVSSGSTSLFYDTVGYAFTVKQDPLSVHRLGVNDIGGDGLDSMNIIGLWREGGSLLATAILPSGRSAPLESGFRWFDLTTPVLLDANTTYRLGVQANLDMRASGFVNDPISPNVNLVGAVRNNQQGNFTYPGTVPFSGQAIVGPNMGYTVVPEPSTLALVVAAGIAIVIHRRINLRRRLARALGLRP from the coding sequence ATGAAAATCACATCCTGCACCATTCGTTCCCTGCACCGGGTCGTCGTGAGACTCGTCCTTCTTCTGTCCCTCGTTGCGTCTGCTCGGGCTCAAATTCTGACCTTCCAAGTCTCCTCCGGCTCCACCAGCCTTTTTTACGATACGGTTGGATACGCTTTCACGGTGAAGCAAGACCCCCTCAGCGTCCATCGCTTGGGAGTCAACGATATCGGCGGTGATGGACTCGACAGCATGAACATTATTGGCCTCTGGCGTGAGGGAGGGAGTTTACTGGCCACTGCCATTCTGCCCTCGGGAAGATCCGCGCCATTGGAGTCCGGCTTCCGGTGGTTCGACTTGACCACTCCGGTCCTCCTCGATGCCAACACCACCTACCGCTTAGGCGTGCAAGCAAACTTGGACATGCGGGCATCGGGCTTCGTAAATGACCCCATCTCCCCCAACGTGAACCTCGTCGGCGCGGTGCGAAACAACCAGCAGGGGAACTTTACCTATCCTGGAACCGTGCCATTTTCTGGCCAAGCTATTGTCGGTCCTAACATGGGTTACACCGTCGTCCCCGAGCCCTCGACGTTGGCTCTCGTCGTCGCCGCGGGAATTGCGATCGTGATCCATCGGCGCATCAACTTGCGTCGCCGATTGGCGCGAGCCCTTGGCCTTCGCCCCTAG
- a CDS encoding VWA domain-containing protein: protein MNNRLDENSNEPFGLEGWLESTRILLPLRSISVNADVAAGLATVEIDQLFEQSNENPLDCRFVFPLPADAAAYRCEMHVNGRMILAKVEEASTARKLYKKAKAAGHRAALAESERENLFTLQLGNLQPGDSILMRFAYLQPVQRLREQRTVRIPVNPGVRYIPGEPLLRGNEGPGAADDTSEVPDASRITPPRIDNDHPDAAGLSVQVRLRGENGIADSVSSPSHMIAVRGEKSDLTASLAVNHNMPDRDFVISWNEPKPQSPVTRAWLDANRRGVLEIRLPASPSDSASKFSPPLDVYFLLDCSGSMEGSNWEGACKALASFLPRLGPDARVWITLFESKVHDHDSRLVRAAELDLGPNGEKICNFGTRGGTELVPALRHLGEKIRQHSTERDTAVLLITDGQVGNESQVIKDARSLGCPLHIVGVAMTMNDALGAVSTATGGRSVFLSPGQDIPSAIERFAPVLRAPVLTDLALPAGWTTADGEKLRNLVDGDDVIIPLSASADAPPLFVAAQDTSDGMLKLVPEEHVLPGAGLAWARARVRHLDFKHRWSDSLAIAKEFNILSEKSAFVAWDEAEKVPVAQTELFQPAMAVAEDMNVRYSLRDPADYCSAPPPEPPEDRILRGGSSRAPKKRAEKAPKKSPAEKSEEQLVAYLVRLHEDLQRFWDPQPIPARLQDIFDELKALLGASEEPDFAERVAVLLEALVKELQEIRSQEHSLLRKLRLMAGLNRRAEEALHLFQSKPTTVHP, encoded by the coding sequence ATGAACAACCGTCTCGACGAAAACTCCAACGAACCCTTTGGTCTCGAAGGCTGGCTCGAATCCACCCGCATCCTCCTCCCGCTCCGCTCCATCTCGGTCAACGCCGACGTCGCCGCCGGCCTCGCCACCGTCGAGATCGACCAACTCTTCGAGCAATCGAACGAAAACCCCCTCGATTGCCGCTTCGTCTTCCCGTTGCCCGCCGACGCCGCGGCTTACCGCTGCGAGATGCACGTCAACGGACGCATGATCCTCGCCAAAGTCGAGGAAGCCTCCACTGCCCGCAAACTCTACAAGAAAGCCAAAGCCGCCGGCCACCGCGCCGCCCTGGCCGAATCCGAGCGCGAGAACCTCTTCACCCTGCAACTCGGCAACCTGCAACCCGGCGACAGCATCCTCATGCGCTTCGCCTACCTGCAACCCGTCCAGCGCCTGCGCGAACAGCGCACCGTCCGCATTCCCGTCAATCCCGGCGTCCGCTACATCCCCGGCGAACCGCTCCTGCGCGGCAACGAAGGACCCGGAGCCGCCGACGACACCTCTGAAGTTCCCGACGCCTCGCGCATCACGCCTCCCCGCATCGACAACGACCATCCCGATGCCGCCGGTCTCAGCGTCCAAGTCCGTTTGCGCGGGGAAAACGGCATCGCCGACTCCGTCTCGTCGCCCTCCCACATGATCGCCGTCCGCGGCGAGAAGAGCGACCTCACCGCCTCCTTGGCCGTGAACCACAACATGCCCGACCGCGACTTCGTCATCTCCTGGAACGAACCCAAGCCGCAAAGTCCTGTCACCCGCGCCTGGCTCGACGCCAACCGCCGCGGAGTCCTCGAAATACGCCTTCCGGCCTCGCCCTCCGACAGCGCCTCCAAATTCTCGCCTCCGCTCGACGTGTATTTTCTCCTCGACTGCTCCGGCAGCATGGAGGGCTCCAATTGGGAAGGCGCCTGCAAAGCCCTGGCCTCCTTCCTGCCCCGCCTCGGTCCCGACGCCCGTGTCTGGATCACGCTCTTCGAGAGCAAGGTCCACGACCACGACAGCAGACTCGTCCGCGCCGCCGAACTCGACCTCGGTCCCAACGGTGAAAAAATCTGCAACTTCGGCACCCGCGGTGGCACCGAGTTGGTTCCCGCCCTGCGTCACCTCGGCGAAAAAATCCGCCAGCACAGCACGGAACGAGACACCGCCGTCCTCCTCATCACCGATGGACAAGTCGGCAACGAGAGTCAGGTCATCAAGGATGCCCGCAGCCTCGGATGTCCTCTCCACATCGTCGGCGTTGCCATGACGATGAACGACGCCCTAGGCGCCGTTTCCACCGCCACCGGTGGTCGCTCCGTCTTCCTCTCTCCCGGACAAGACATTCCTTCTGCCATTGAGCGCTTCGCTCCCGTCCTCCGTGCACCTGTGCTCACCGATCTCGCCCTCCCTGCTGGATGGACCACCGCGGACGGCGAGAAATTGCGCAACCTCGTCGACGGCGACGACGTCATCATCCCCCTCAGCGCCAGTGCGGATGCCCCGCCACTCTTCGTCGCCGCGCAGGATACCTCCGATGGCATGCTCAAGCTCGTGCCCGAAGAGCACGTGCTACCCGGCGCCGGCCTCGCGTGGGCACGCGCCCGCGTCCGTCACCTCGACTTCAAGCACCGCTGGTCCGACTCCCTCGCCATTGCCAAGGAGTTCAACATCCTTTCCGAGAAGTCCGCCTTCGTCGCCTGGGACGAAGCCGAGAAAGTCCCCGTCGCCCAGACTGAACTCTTCCAGCCCGCCATGGCCGTAGCCGAAGACATGAATGTCCGCTACAGCCTACGCGATCCCGCCGATTACTGCTCCGCGCCTCCTCCCGAGCCGCCCGAAGATCGAATTCTACGCGGTGGTTCCTCAAGAGCGCCGAAAAAACGCGCCGAAAAAGCCCCCAAAAAATCACCGGCCGAAAAGTCCGAAGAGCAACTCGTTGCCTACCTCGTCCGCCTGCACGAAGACCTGCAACGCTTCTGGGATCCGCAACCGATCCCCGCACGCCTGCAAGACATCTTCGATGAACTCAAAGCCCTCTTGGGAGCGTCCGAAGAGCCCGACTTCGCCGAGCGCGTAGCCGTGCTCCTGGAAGCCCTCGTCAAGGAACTCCAAGAGATCCGGAGCCAAGAACACAGCCTCCTGCGGAAGTTGCGCCTCATGGCCGGTCTCAACCGCCGCGCCGAGGAAGCACTTCACCTCTTCCAATCAAAACCAACCACCGTCCATCCATGA
- a CDS encoding MerR family transcriptional regulator produces the protein MTAQNRVRKFRIDSNTVNCQSGRMNRSSTYDNLQKLADAVNDWCSERGFSPASGQAAENLSQRSLRYYRTLGLLDGPKAGEGTYGERHFLQLASIRALQSRGMPLRRIQELLYGRDNANLRELLTRARQEHRPAVTLPPFSAETWNVVPLEGSFALIGRDGARPTAAQVAAINRILQKKTPVTK, from the coding sequence ATGACTGCCCAAAACAGAGTCCGAAAATTTCGTATTGACAGCAACACTGTCAACTGTCAGAGTGGCCGCATGAACCGCTCATCTACCTACGACAACCTGCAGAAGCTCGCCGACGCTGTGAACGACTGGTGCTCCGAAAGGGGCTTCTCTCCCGCCAGCGGACAAGCCGCCGAAAACCTCTCCCAGCGTAGCCTGCGCTACTACCGCACCCTCGGGCTTCTCGACGGACCAAAAGCCGGCGAAGGGACCTACGGCGAACGCCACTTCCTCCAGCTCGCCTCCATTCGCGCCCTGCAATCCCGCGGCATGCCCCTGCGCCGCATCCAGGAGCTTCTCTACGGACGCGACAACGCCAACCTGCGTGAGCTCCTCACCCGCGCCCGCCAGGAGCACCGCCCCGCGGTCACTCTTCCTCCATTTTCCGCCGAGACTTGGAACGTCGTCCCGCTCGAAGGCTCCTTCGCCTTGATCGGACGCGACGGCGCGCGCCCCACCGCCGCCCAAGTCGCCGCCATCAACCGCATCCTGCAAAAGAAAACCCCCGTCACCAAATGA
- a CDS encoding ATP-binding protein has translation MTSRDRRRGPPTTQRQPNPDMKNSNLTLSRGKIARPQKAVIYGPEGVGKSTLASHLPSPVFLDTEGGTHHLDVVRFPDARTWDDVTSAAAQLARGDHEFKSFVIDTADWLEKRLAEHLCRKASKESIEDFGYGKGYVLVAEEFAKFLASLDTLLHGGMHIVFLAHSTVRRFESPDQVGSYDRYELKLSKQVAPLLKEWADLILFTNYVTKVAESDSGRRRGIGGRERVIMTTHCAAYDAKNRHGLEEKLPFSYDAIAPVFASNMAPAARAKSQGERLAEILGDRVNDGREFLIDRGQLTKDGSLNDVDADYAARIFADPDKFLAAVESFNSGAAQ, from the coding sequence ATGACAAGCCGCGATCGTCGGCGGGGCCCGCCAACAACGCAGCGGCAGCCGAACCCCGATATGAAAAATTCCAACCTCACGCTGTCGCGCGGCAAGATCGCACGGCCGCAAAAGGCCGTGATCTACGGCCCCGAGGGCGTGGGCAAGTCCACGCTCGCCAGCCACCTCCCCTCGCCCGTCTTCCTCGACACCGAAGGCGGAACGCACCACCTCGACGTTGTCCGCTTCCCCGATGCACGCACGTGGGACGACGTCACCTCCGCCGCCGCGCAACTCGCCCGCGGCGACCATGAGTTCAAGAGCTTCGTCATCGACACGGCCGACTGGCTCGAGAAACGACTGGCCGAGCACCTCTGCCGCAAGGCCAGCAAGGAGTCGATCGAGGACTTCGGCTACGGCAAGGGCTACGTGCTGGTCGCCGAGGAGTTCGCCAAGTTCCTGGCCTCCCTCGACACGCTGCTCCACGGCGGCATGCACATCGTCTTTCTCGCGCATTCCACCGTGCGCAGATTCGAGTCGCCCGATCAGGTAGGCAGCTACGACCGCTACGAGCTGAAGCTCTCCAAGCAGGTGGCTCCGCTTCTCAAGGAGTGGGCCGATCTCATCCTCTTCACCAACTACGTGACCAAGGTGGCCGAGAGCGACTCCGGCCGCCGCCGCGGCATCGGCGGGCGCGAGCGCGTCATCATGACCACGCACTGCGCGGCCTACGACGCCAAGAATCGCCACGGCCTCGAGGAGAAGCTCCCCTTTTCCTACGACGCGATCGCTCCGGTGTTCGCCTCCAACATGGCGCCTGCCGCACGCGCGAAATCCCAAGGCGAGCGTCTGGCAGAAATCCTCGGCGACCGCGTCAACGACGGGCGCGAGTTCTTGATCGACCGCGGCCAACTCACCAAGGACGGATCGCTCAACGATGTGGACGCCGACTACGCCGCGCGCATCTTCGCCGATCCCGACAAGTTCTTGGCGGCCGTGGAGAGCTTCAACTCGGGGGCCGCGCAGTGA
- a CDS encoding DUF2800 domain-containing protein: MSLRPSALPKLALCPCYESDPSPGPAAERGTRMDAVFRARVESKPAPNFENLTEADLEAVEWAVSALRAMAGGERQIVDEEACRVAVPGFEAPGTADAIVPTKFFHADLKTGAKRNYREQMAAYALGLMEQHFAPTWTAHLLFCDSREVVTHSFTHREAREIVERVVASYRDEHRKPVLCEYCSWCAKAMSCPARMELANSVIAPGAGFDFAAVLADPERLGLFLTACSVLDDFREKAQETAKTLLSEGKTVPGWKLSKRSAREFVDHVDVGRHITALGFGEVLAAYGNLSAKKFRALWESRLPSRPFPEEVIRQGKPVAALLADKTASLPTTTTTTNP, encoded by the coding sequence GTGAGTCTTCGTCCCTCCGCGCTGCCCAAGCTCGCGCTCTGCCCCTGCTACGAGTCGGATCCAAGTCCCGGTCCGGCCGCCGAGCGCGGCACGCGCATGGACGCGGTCTTCCGCGCCCGCGTCGAGTCAAAGCCGGCCCCGAACTTCGAGAATCTCACCGAGGCCGACCTCGAGGCGGTCGAGTGGGCCGTGAGCGCGCTGCGCGCCATGGCCGGCGGCGAGCGGCAAATCGTTGACGAGGAGGCCTGTCGTGTGGCGGTGCCCGGATTCGAAGCCCCGGGCACGGCCGATGCGATCGTGCCGACCAAATTCTTCCACGCCGACCTCAAAACCGGGGCCAAGCGCAACTACCGCGAGCAAATGGCGGCCTACGCCCTCGGACTCATGGAGCAGCACTTCGCCCCGACTTGGACCGCGCACCTGCTCTTTTGCGACAGCCGCGAGGTGGTGACGCACAGTTTCACGCACCGCGAGGCGCGCGAAATCGTGGAGCGGGTCGTGGCCTCCTACCGCGACGAGCACAGGAAGCCCGTGCTCTGCGAATACTGCTCATGGTGCGCCAAGGCGATGTCCTGCCCGGCGCGCATGGAGCTGGCCAACTCGGTGATCGCGCCCGGCGCCGGCTTCGACTTCGCCGCGGTGTTGGCCGATCCCGAACGCCTCGGGCTTTTTCTCACCGCCTGCTCGGTGCTCGATGACTTCCGCGAGAAAGCGCAGGAGACGGCCAAAACGCTTCTGTCTGAAGGCAAGACCGTGCCCGGCTGGAAACTCTCCAAGCGCTCCGCGCGCGAGTTCGTCGACCACGTGGACGTCGGCCGCCACATCACCGCGCTCGGCTTCGGCGAAGTGCTCGCCGCCTACGGAAACCTGTCGGCCAAGAAATTCCGCGCGCTCTGGGAGTCGAGGCTCCCGTCCCGTCCATTTCCCGAGGAGGTCATCCGCCAAGGCAAGCCCGTCGCGGCTCTCCTGGCCGACAAGACCGCCTCGCTTCCAACAACCACCACAACAACCAACCCATAG
- a CDS encoding DUF669 domain-containing protein: MPSYKASEPSVAPEAVKPGEYHCEIINAEEGKSQSGGNPIISLKLRLENEAVLYDRLVFTPSAFWKIDSFRAAIGQKVVPDEEVNIEADELVGKTARIRVVNETYEGRQRSKVAAWLMPAKPEKRDGLPF, translated from the coding sequence ATGCCAAGTTACAAAGCAAGCGAACCGTCCGTTGCTCCAGAGGCCGTCAAGCCCGGCGAGTACCACTGCGAAATCATCAACGCCGAGGAGGGCAAGTCCCAAAGCGGCGGCAACCCGATCATCTCCCTCAAGTTGCGGCTGGAGAACGAGGCCGTCCTCTACGACCGCCTGGTCTTCACGCCCTCGGCGTTCTGGAAAATCGACAGCTTCCGCGCCGCCATCGGCCAGAAGGTCGTGCCCGACGAGGAAGTGAACATCGAGGCCGACGAACTCGTCGGCAAAACCGCGCGCATCCGCGTCGTCAACGAAACCTACGAGGGGCGCCAGCGCAGCAAAGTGGCCGCCTGGCTCATGCCCGCCAAGCCGGAGAAGCGCGATGGACTCCCCTTCTAG
- a CDS encoding DEAD/DEAH box helicase — MDSPSSSLRGYQLAAADSIMSGFGEFRRQLLVAATGAGKTQIFCEVVRRIMPERSLILCHREELIDQAARRLESFGIAAEVEMADRKASLDAPAVVGSVQTLMRDNRLKRWPRGHFGLVVADEAHHATSDSWQKVLWYFDTRTLGASATPERSDKRELGKYFENIAYEVGLLDLVRQGWLSPIRVRTIPLGLDLRGARTVAGDYNAEDLGEIIAPQLGKIVEVLAKEYRHRKTIVFLPLVSLSQLFARMCQAASLPSWHVDGTTKDRAEILSEFSSARTGVMSNAMLLTEGYDEPSIDCVVCLRPTKVRSLYCQIVGRGTRVYPNKDHLLLLDFLWLTNDHSLIKPAHLVAKDEKEAEEVAEMLQQEEDLEAAAGNAVEERTRKLSERLDFNRTRRARFFDPLEYAVSLGDIDLAEFEPTMHWHTDAATPRQLQVLSRFGFDSKQVTCKGHAAAILDRVFMRGQLKLATPKQLRWLTKLGHPEPQLATFEEAKQFLDEKFGKRSPATAVAA; from the coding sequence ATGGACTCCCCTTCTAGCTCCCTGCGGGGCTACCAGCTGGCGGCGGCCGACTCGATCATGTCGGGCTTCGGCGAATTCCGCCGCCAGCTCCTGGTGGCCGCCACCGGGGCAGGCAAGACCCAGATCTTCTGCGAGGTGGTGCGGCGCATCATGCCCGAGCGTTCGCTCATCCTCTGCCACCGCGAAGAGCTGATCGATCAGGCCGCCCGACGGCTTGAGTCTTTCGGCATCGCGGCCGAGGTGGAGATGGCCGACCGCAAAGCGTCGCTCGATGCGCCCGCGGTTGTCGGCAGCGTGCAGACCCTCATGCGCGACAACCGCCTCAAGCGCTGGCCGCGCGGACATTTCGGGCTGGTTGTGGCTGACGAGGCCCATCACGCCACCAGCGACTCTTGGCAAAAAGTGCTGTGGTATTTCGACACGCGCACCCTGGGCGCCAGCGCCACTCCGGAGCGGTCCGACAAGCGCGAACTCGGAAAGTATTTCGAGAACATCGCCTACGAGGTGGGCCTGCTCGACTTGGTCAGGCAGGGCTGGCTCTCCCCGATCCGCGTTCGCACGATTCCTCTCGGTCTCGATCTGCGCGGCGCGCGCACCGTGGCCGGCGACTACAACGCCGAGGACCTGGGCGAAATCATCGCCCCGCAGCTCGGCAAAATCGTCGAGGTGCTGGCCAAGGAGTACCGCCACCGCAAGACGATCGTCTTCCTGCCGCTGGTCAGCCTCTCACAGCTTTTCGCCCGCATGTGCCAAGCGGCCAGTTTGCCCTCCTGGCATGTGGACGGAACGACCAAGGACCGTGCTGAAATATTGTCGGAGTTTTCGTCAGCGCGCACCGGCGTCATGTCCAACGCCATGCTCCTGACCGAGGGTTACGACGAGCCATCCATCGACTGCGTCGTTTGTCTCCGGCCGACCAAGGTCAGAAGTCTCTACTGCCAAATCGTGGGCCGCGGCACACGTGTTTACCCGAACAAGGACCACCTGCTGCTCCTGGATTTCCTTTGGCTCACCAACGACCACTCGCTCATCAAGCCCGCGCACTTGGTGGCAAAGGACGAGAAGGAGGCCGAGGAGGTGGCCGAGATGCTGCAGCAGGAAGAGGATCTTGAAGCCGCTGCGGGCAATGCTGTCGAAGAGCGCACGCGCAAGCTCTCGGAGCGACTCGACTTTAACCGCACCCGACGCGCGCGCTTCTTCGACCCGCTGGAATACGCCGTTTCGCTCGGCGACATCGACTTGGCCGAGTTCGAGCCGACCATGCATTGGCACACCGATGCGGCCACGCCCCGACAACTTCAAGTCCTGAGCCGCTTCGGCTTCGACTCAAAGCAAGTCACCTGCAAGGGCCACGCCGCGGCGATCCTTGATCGTGTCTTCATGCGCGGCCAACTCAAGCTGGCCACGCCAAAGCAACTTCGCTGGCTCACCAAGCTCGGGCACCCAGAGCCGCAGTTGGCCACCTTCGAGGAGGCCAAGCAGTTCTTGGACGAGAAGTTTGGCAAACGTTCGCCCGCCACCGCCGTCGCAGCATGA